Proteins from a single region of Gammaproteobacteria bacterium:
- a CDS encoding Ig-like domain-containing protein, producing the protein MLAICAAASWASGCGDDATRLPSETLRVASVTVTPEAASLTAPDATAQLNARVLDGNGRTMSGAVVIWTSVRPKVATVGASGLVAAAGNGTTTVAATVGAVAGTATVTVAVEHGDRAVLTALHAATDGPNWADDENWLGDGPLEEWRGVETDAFGRVARLDLGGRREGETGEWLRHGLRGPVPPELGSLSGLTSLNLRANALAGPIPPEPYILL; encoded by the coding sequence TTGTTGGCGATCTGCGCGGCCGCGTCGTGGGCGTCGGGGTGCGGCGACGACGCCACGCGCCTTCCGTCCGAGACGCTTCGCGTGGCCAGCGTGACGGTCACGCCCGAGGCCGCGTCGCTCACAGCGCCGGACGCGACCGCGCAACTGAACGCGCGCGTGCTCGACGGCAACGGGCGGACGATGTCCGGGGCGGTGGTGATCTGGACGAGCGTGCGCCCCAAGGTCGCAACGGTCGGCGCGTCGGGGCTGGTGGCGGCGGCCGGCAACGGGACGACCACGGTCGCGGCGACGGTCGGCGCGGTGGCGGGCACGGCGACGGTGACGGTCGCGGTGGAGCATGGGGACCGGGCGGTGCTGACCGCGCTCCACGCGGCGACGGACGGGCCGAACTGGGCCGACGACGAAAACTGGCTGGGCGACGGGCCGCTGGAGGAGTGGCGTGGGGTGGAGACAGACGCCTTCGGCCGGGTCGCCCGCCTGGACCTCGGCGGCCGCCGGGAGGGGGAAACCGGCGAGTGGCTGCGGCACGGCCTGCGGGGCCCGGTCCCGCCGGAACTGGGGAGCCTCTCGGGCCTGACGTCGCTGAACCTGCGCGCCAACGCGCTGGCGGGTCCGATCCCGCCGGAACCATATATTCTCTTGTAA
- a CDS encoding carboxypeptidase regulatory-like domain-containing protein, which produces MVIEGEGLAGVTVTLIGGPSDENFTMMTDADGMYRFEDLRPGDYTVSISDFDTRDYEFAATSQDVSVDLDETGTVSFTGVLLRTSGISGRVSVEGMGLDGIAVTLSGAADGTKTTDAGGQYSFSGLAAGDYTVTIAVDDPAYVFDSMSQDRTVGDDDSQIVNFEGQHARTASVSGQAFLDELDKNDMMDAGEHPLPAANIPVALVGPGVNDQRLSATGPDGSFSFPGLRAGSYQLVVPIDATAAAALAANDVAYGGPGTGYAFALGVGERKSQAVPFDITHTTVNFSVSLRSGDEMGDALPGAMVTLYGTGGANVGSGTTDDDGSAVIKVARAMTSGNMVNAGVSAEGYDVADGMTAVSWDPQMFATAGANSNDIVNLNVDVSISGATVDRGDYGGGEPLAGWALMGDGPDELGDDGTVTFTTTVDAVPASFSFAVADDQDDALDGGEMYESSGGGYVHTGLSLAGNMDADPIVVTYTTQTLKVYVHHERDQVRGYTGNVLGGDARAAGLVDLEVRHATGSGGRFTSPISSDDWDARANSGGSRGAYTFSHLPANMDIVVRADARDGYMLLDLDRIDTYRNMEENGVMGGAFGAMGGSGHTVTLCPLTEVEPTGQDFGKCGSFAVVTTHGVTANVSKNGVRKSGVGFRENHPSDVRQSGITVSLDPVDGKNLAGVGREFTTASSNDPTTEIDERTDHNFGTMAAGAYALGLPDGWAGMVGDARASASGDSGPLSPLGAGGHGTDVHIDVRPTTATLYGFVRNIDNAGLEGVTVTVNGMTATTDHLGRYIVSGISHVRRQLFVNTARAGYPETKADSTNNPDTEVPGFAANSVSRWDFALSGANNTVAITGTVTESGTNAPIKGVRIKVDGKNPLNGLPSGSRKGQLLTGDDGTYTALVPIQPNNDPLVTVSASKSGYHFIPPSTPVAALASTNPTANFTGYAATEITGRVTAPGGNVSMSDVTVTAYDDPAMEKEDSLYAVTTTETGTFSVFVPTLSGTVYLEAEPRALKQADYSTTNYQNLLDAMNYVWFDAPATRPGGAIAVIPGQVLQFGTFSGHSVQPRINSVTRKKVTDPYVGSLVNGEPTNVVEVKWEHDTRSASGAYSAAGGAGAAPTLTTSADASGEASTPAATTTATDGVSVTHKRTTTYTIPATRAKDYGKIGVKVGISVNGADGTSATATSAKVDLAAVPSGVTGLKAAINVTETSGSSAPNAHTITASWSGPGSPALEHRIALEVQVPATTGTWEWVVFDGSPHAQPGITRNTTPGKTDFGQWKMGGYNLSSGGGRWPDDDSGDTYQLSVEQLRNVRALRVDTRVDGGEWMKHAATSSIDRTSKPYKPSSDASLGSLTLSQGTLTPAFSSTVGTYTANVGNDVASIMMGLGTPTGATIEVTRITADGRLSLTGANGVYVVDLVVGSNVIEIKLTSEDRSATKTYTVTVTRGTVRLSVPRSLYATSSGSGQLTVGWSPSATIEAGLQALGYQIRADDTETWTDVTTGYMHEVHAATVGTDGTEYTYWVRAKATDPTDGSDVFSEAVSVSGTPWPTVTGTWSAGTIDEDGGESTLTITASGTTTSGFTVRVSVSVDGDGEEGNADAVMFQSEVEIPAGPTTAPSATIEFTAVDDVADGDKTIVVDMMLAESEAAGRDPVAAPDLTITDDDEVPGAVRNLTLDAGDASITAHWIIPESPGTSTITGYQYRTYVTSDGAPAADAATQGWKSATSPQAITTVTTATGTPSLVNATEYTVEVRAVSAAGEGTVASATATPASS; this is translated from the coding sequence GTGGTCATCGAGGGCGAGGGCCTTGCCGGCGTTACAGTGACGCTGATCGGCGGTCCCTCGGACGAGAACTTCACCATGATGACCGACGCCGACGGCATGTACAGGTTCGAGGACCTGCGCCCCGGCGACTACACGGTCTCGATTTCGGACTTCGACACCCGCGACTACGAGTTCGCCGCCACGTCCCAGGATGTGAGCGTGGATCTCGACGAGACGGGCACGGTGTCGTTCACGGGCGTCCTCCTCCGCACTTCCGGCATCAGCGGCCGGGTGAGCGTCGAGGGCATGGGCCTCGACGGCATCGCGGTCACGCTGTCGGGCGCGGCCGATGGCACCAAGACGACCGACGCGGGCGGCCAGTACTCCTTCTCGGGCCTAGCGGCGGGCGACTACACGGTCACGATCGCGGTCGACGACCCCGCCTATGTGTTCGACTCGATGAGCCAGGACAGGACGGTCGGCGACGACGATTCACAGATTGTGAACTTCGAGGGCCAGCACGCGCGCACCGCGAGCGTTTCCGGTCAGGCGTTCCTGGACGAGCTGGACAAGAACGACATGATGGACGCGGGCGAGCACCCGTTGCCGGCAGCCAATATTCCGGTGGCGCTGGTGGGCCCGGGTGTCAATGACCAGCGGCTGAGCGCGACCGGCCCGGATGGCTCCTTCTCATTCCCGGGTCTGCGCGCCGGCTCCTACCAGTTGGTCGTGCCGATCGACGCCACGGCTGCAGCCGCGCTCGCGGCCAACGACGTTGCGTACGGCGGACCGGGGACGGGCTACGCCTTCGCCCTCGGAGTTGGCGAGCGCAAGTCGCAGGCCGTTCCGTTCGACATCACGCACACGACGGTCAACTTCTCGGTGTCGCTGAGGAGCGGTGACGAGATGGGTGACGCGCTTCCCGGCGCCATGGTCACGCTCTACGGCACGGGCGGCGCCAACGTCGGCAGCGGCACGACCGACGACGACGGCTCTGCGGTGATCAAGGTCGCGCGCGCCATGACCAGCGGGAACATGGTCAACGCGGGCGTCTCCGCTGAGGGCTACGATGTGGCCGACGGCATGACGGCCGTATCGTGGGATCCGCAGATGTTCGCGACCGCGGGTGCGAACTCCAACGACATCGTCAACCTGAACGTCGACGTGAGCATCAGCGGCGCGACGGTCGATCGTGGCGACTACGGCGGCGGCGAACCGCTCGCCGGCTGGGCCTTGATGGGCGATGGCCCGGACGAGTTGGGCGACGACGGCACCGTGACGTTCACGACCACCGTTGATGCGGTCCCGGCAAGCTTCTCGTTCGCGGTCGCCGACGACCAGGACGACGCCTTGGACGGCGGCGAAATGTACGAGTCGTCCGGCGGCGGGTACGTGCACACCGGCCTCTCGCTGGCGGGCAACATGGACGCCGACCCGATCGTGGTGACCTACACGACGCAGACGCTGAAGGTCTACGTGCACCACGAGCGCGACCAGGTCCGCGGCTACACGGGCAACGTCCTGGGCGGCGACGCCAGGGCGGCAGGGCTGGTCGATCTCGAGGTCCGGCACGCGACCGGGAGCGGCGGCAGGTTCACCAGTCCGATCTCCAGCGATGATTGGGACGCCAGGGCGAACTCGGGCGGCAGCAGGGGCGCGTACACCTTCTCGCACCTGCCGGCGAACATGGACATCGTCGTTCGGGCGGACGCCCGGGACGGCTACATGCTGCTGGATCTCGACCGGATCGACACCTATCGCAACATGGAAGAGAACGGCGTGATGGGCGGTGCGTTCGGCGCGATGGGCGGCTCGGGGCACACGGTGACGCTCTGTCCGCTGACGGAGGTCGAGCCCACGGGCCAGGACTTCGGCAAGTGCGGCTCGTTCGCAGTGGTCACCACGCACGGTGTGACCGCGAACGTGTCGAAGAACGGTGTCAGGAAGTCGGGCGTCGGGTTCCGTGAGAACCACCCCAGCGACGTGCGTCAATCGGGGATCACCGTCAGCCTCGACCCGGTCGACGGCAAGAACCTCGCGGGTGTCGGACGGGAGTTCACCACCGCGTCGAGCAACGACCCGACGACAGAAATCGACGAGCGCACGGACCACAACTTCGGCACCATGGCGGCCGGCGCCTACGCGCTCGGTCTTCCGGATGGATGGGCGGGCATGGTGGGTGACGCGCGCGCCAGCGCCAGCGGCGACAGCGGCCCACTCAGCCCGCTTGGGGCGGGAGGCCACGGCACGGACGTCCACATCGACGTCAGGCCCACGACCGCCACCCTTTACGGCTTCGTCCGCAACATCGACAACGCCGGGCTGGAGGGCGTGACCGTAACCGTGAACGGCATGACGGCCACCACCGACCACCTGGGCCGCTACATCGTGTCCGGCATCTCCCACGTGCGGAGGCAGCTCTTCGTGAACACCGCGAGGGCGGGATACCCGGAGACCAAGGCGGATTCCACGAACAACCCGGACACGGAAGTCCCCGGGTTCGCGGCCAACTCGGTCAGTCGATGGGACTTCGCTCTCAGCGGCGCGAACAACACCGTCGCGATCACCGGCACGGTCACGGAATCCGGGACCAACGCACCAATCAAGGGCGTGCGGATCAAGGTGGACGGCAAGAATCCGCTCAACGGCTTGCCGAGCGGTTCCAGGAAGGGGCAGCTCCTGACGGGAGACGACGGCACCTACACGGCGCTTGTCCCAATCCAGCCGAACAACGACCCGCTCGTGACGGTGAGTGCGAGCAAGTCCGGTTATCACTTCATCCCGCCATCGACGCCCGTAGCGGCTCTGGCTAGCACAAACCCGACCGCCAATTTCACAGGCTACGCGGCCACCGAGATTACCGGCAGGGTGACTGCTCCGGGCGGCAACGTGTCCATGAGCGACGTTACGGTCACGGCGTACGACGACCCGGCCATGGAGAAGGAGGATTCCCTGTATGCCGTGACGACCACGGAGACCGGGACGTTCAGCGTCTTCGTGCCGACGCTTAGCGGCACGGTCTACCTCGAGGCCGAGCCTCGGGCACTCAAGCAGGCGGACTACTCCACTACGAACTACCAGAATCTGCTGGACGCGATGAACTACGTCTGGTTCGATGCGCCGGCAACCAGACCCGGCGGTGCGATCGCCGTCATCCCCGGACAGGTGTTGCAGTTCGGCACCTTCAGCGGGCACAGCGTCCAGCCGAGGATCAACAGCGTGACGCGGAAGAAGGTGACGGACCCCTATGTTGGCTCCCTCGTCAACGGCGAGCCGACGAATGTCGTCGAGGTGAAGTGGGAGCACGACACCAGAAGTGCTTCCGGAGCGTACTCCGCCGCAGGTGGTGCTGGTGCGGCGCCCACCCTGACAACCAGCGCTGATGCCAGCGGCGAAGCCTCCACACCGGCCGCCACAACGACGGCGACCGACGGCGTGAGCGTAACGCACAAACGGACGACCACGTACACCATCCCCGCTACTCGCGCCAAGGACTATGGCAAGATCGGGGTCAAGGTCGGAATCTCCGTGAATGGGGCGGACGGAACCTCCGCCACCGCCACCAGCGCCAAGGTGGACCTCGCCGCCGTGCCGTCGGGTGTCACGGGCCTCAAGGCGGCTATCAACGTCACCGAAACCTCAGGCTCAAGCGCCCCCAATGCCCATACCATCACGGCTTCCTGGTCCGGACCGGGTAGCCCGGCGTTGGAGCACCGGATCGCCCTGGAAGTCCAAGTCCCTGCCACAACGGGAACATGGGAATGGGTCGTCTTCGATGGCAGCCCCCATGCTCAGCCTGGCATAACGAGAAACACTACCCCAGGAAAAACCGATTTCGGCCAGTGGAAGATGGGGGGATACAACCTCAGCAGCGGCGGTGGCAGATGGCCTGACGACGACTCGGGTGATACCTACCAGCTCAGCGTGGAGCAGCTGAGGAACGTGCGCGCCCTCCGCGTCGACACCAGAGTCGACGGCGGCGAGTGGATGAAGCATGCCGCGACGTCAAGCATCGATAGGACGAGCAAGCCGTACAAACCCTCAAGTGACGCCTCGCTGGGCAGCTTGACGCTGAGTCAAGGAACGCTGACCCCGGCGTTCAGCAGCACTGTGGGGACGTACACGGCTAACGTCGGCAACGATGTCGCCAGCATCATGATGGGGCTGGGGACGCCTACTGGGGCCACTATCGAAGTCACCAGGATCACCGCCGACGGACGCCTCTCCTTGACGGGCGCCAACGGCGTGTATGTGGTCGATTTGGTTGTCGGCTCCAACGTAATCGAGATTAAGCTGACCTCCGAGGACAGATCCGCCACCAAGACCTACACGGTGACGGTGACGCGGGGCACGGTACGGCTGAGCGTCCCGCGAAGTCTGTATGCGACGTCGTCCGGATCGGGACAGCTGACGGTTGGCTGGAGCCCTTCGGCGACCATAGAGGCCGGCCTGCAGGCCCTCGGCTACCAGATCCGCGCCGACGACACGGAAACTTGGACGGACGTCACAACAGGTTACATGCACGAAGTGCACGCAGCGACTGTCGGGACGGACGGAACGGAGTACACGTACTGGGTGCGCGCCAAGGCAACGGACCCGACCGACGGAAGCGATGTGTTTAGCGAAGCGGTAAGCGTCAGCGGAACGCCGTGGCCGACGGTTACGGGTACATGGAGCGCCGGCACGATTGACGAAGATGGCGGCGAGTCTACCCTGACCATCACGGCATCCGGTACGACAACAAGCGGCTTCACGGTGAGAGTCTCGGTCTCGGTGGACGGCGACGGCGAAGAGGGTAACGCCGACGCGGTGATGTTCCAGAGTGAAGTCGAAATACCGGCGGGCCCCACCACCGCCCCCAGCGCAACGATCGAGTTTACGGCAGTAGACGATGTGGCCGATGGCGATAAGACGATCGTGGTGGACATGATGCTGGCTGAGTCAGAAGCCGCCGGTCGGGACCCGGTCGCTGCCCCCGACCTGACCATCACGGATGACGACGAGGTGCCCGGTGCGGTGAGGAATCTCACGCTGGATGCGGGTGACGCATCAATCACTGCGCACTGGATCATCCCGGAGAGTCCCGGAACATCAACTATTACCGGCTACCAGTACCGCACCTACGTGACCTCGGACGGGGCTCCTGCAGCAGACGCGGCGACCCAAGGCTGGAAGTCGGCGACCTCGCCCCAGGCCATCACGACGGTCACGACGGCTACTGGCACACCCTCTCTGGTGAACGCCACGGAGTACACCGTGGAGGTTCGGGCAGTGAGTGCCGCCGGTGAGGGTACTGTGGCGTCCGCCACGGCAACCCCCGCAAGCTCCTAA
- a CDS encoding tyrosine-type recombinase/integrase produces MERPRKLNAGFVKTVRRPGRYGDGRGGYGLSLLVKPTSTGRISRTWAQRLYINGRAVNMGLGAYPVVTLKEARAKALGNRQALARGMDPRSDGIPTFARAAEKVIAIHRANWKPGGDTEEQWRTSLRDYAYPKIGHKPVNKITTTDVMAVLLPIWNEKRVTATRVRNRISAVMRWAVAKEYREGNPAGDTIAAALPKNGVPVVHHPALPHAQVARALARVRASTSQPLTKLAFEFLVLTASRSGEVRNARWADIDAGAATWTVPGNRMKMGRKHRVPLSSRALEVLTQARRRCNGSDLVFPSPARRVLTANTLSLLCRRLEIGAVPHGFRSSFRDWCAEHGVPREVAESALAHAVKGVEGAYLRSDLFERRRKVMEAWADYLR; encoded by the coding sequence ATGGAACGACCCAGGAAGCTCAACGCAGGTTTCGTAAAGACCGTCCGGCGACCGGGCCGGTACGGGGACGGACGCGGAGGCTACGGGCTGTCGCTGCTGGTCAAGCCCACATCGACGGGACGGATCAGCAGGACGTGGGCGCAGCGTCTCTACATCAACGGCAGGGCCGTGAACATGGGTCTGGGGGCGTACCCGGTGGTGACGTTGAAGGAGGCGAGAGCCAAGGCGCTGGGGAATCGGCAGGCGCTGGCGCGGGGGATGGACCCCAGGAGCGACGGCATACCGACCTTCGCGCGAGCCGCCGAGAAGGTGATCGCGATCCACAGGGCGAACTGGAAGCCGGGTGGCGACACCGAGGAGCAGTGGAGGACCAGCCTGCGCGACTACGCCTACCCGAAGATCGGGCACAAGCCCGTGAACAAGATCACGACGACGGACGTGATGGCCGTCCTGCTGCCGATCTGGAACGAGAAGCGGGTGACGGCGACGCGGGTGCGCAACCGGATTTCGGCGGTGATGAGGTGGGCCGTCGCGAAGGAGTACCGGGAGGGGAATCCGGCCGGAGACACCATCGCGGCGGCACTTCCGAAGAACGGGGTGCCGGTCGTCCACCATCCTGCACTGCCCCACGCGCAGGTTGCCCGGGCGCTGGCCAGAGTGCGTGCGAGTACGTCACAACCCCTGACGAAACTGGCATTCGAGTTTCTCGTTCTGACCGCGTCCAGATCAGGCGAGGTTCGGAATGCGAGGTGGGCGGACATCGACGCCGGGGCCGCTACCTGGACCGTGCCGGGCAACCGCATGAAGATGGGACGCAAGCATCGGGTGCCGCTGTCTTCACGTGCTCTCGAAGTGCTCACCCAGGCGCGCCGCCGCTGCAACGGATCCGACCTGGTATTCCCCTCCCCGGCCCGCCGCGTGCTGACCGCTAACACGCTCTCTCTGCTCTGCCGACGCCTTGAAATCGGAGCCGTTCCGCACGGCTTCCGTTCCTCGTTCCGCGACTGGTGCGCCGAGCACGGCGTACCCCGCGAGGTCGCCGAATCCGCGCTTGCGCATGCGGTCAAGGGTGTCGAAGGCGCATACCTCCGATCCGACCTCTTCGAGCGGCGCCGAAAGGTAATGGAGGCATGGGCAGACTACCTGCGGTGA